From Streptomyces sp. NBC_01551:
TCGTACCGGTCTGCCCCTCGGCGGCGCCGGCCCCGACGGTGACCAGCTCGGGCTCCTCGTCGGCCTCGGACGGGAGGACGAGCGTGCCGACGCGGCGGCGCTCCTTGAGGCCGAGGACGTACGCGAGGACGAACACGCAGAGCAGGCCCGCGGCCAGGGCCGGGATCATCGGGACGAAGATGTCGGCGGCGTCGAGCTTGAGCGCGGTGGCGGCGCGGGCCGTGGGGCCGCCCCAGGGCAGGGTGTTCATGACGCCGTTGGCGGTGGCGGCGACGCCCGTCATGACCACCAGGCTCATGCCGAGCCGCTTGTAGAGCGGGTACATGGCCGAGACGGTGATCATGAAGGTGGTCGAGCCGTCGCCGTCGAGGGAGACGATCGCGGCGAGGACGGCCGTGCCGACCACGACACGCAGGGGGTCGGCCTTGCAGAAGCGCAGGATGCCTTTGACGATCGGGTCGAACAGGCCGACGTCGATCATCAGGCCGAAGTAGACGATGGCGAACATCAGCATGGCGGCGGTCGGCGCGAGTTTGCCGACTCCGTCGATGACGTAGTCGCCGAGGTGGGCGCCCTTTCCGGCGAACACGCAGAACAGCGCGGGGATGAGGACGAGCGCCGCGATGGGCGACATTTTCTTCAGCATGATCAGGACCAGGAAAGTGGCGATCATGGCGAAGCCGAGGAAGGTCAGCATGGGGGGAACGTAGGGGTCGCCTCCTGGTGCCAACAAGACGTCAAGGCGTGAGCAATACGAGCAAAACCCCAGCTCAGGGCAGGGGTGCAAGCTCGACGGGGAATCCGTTGAGCACCGCCGTGCCGGACAGCGGGTCGAGCCGGGTGCCGTCGAGGAGCTGGTTGACGTTGGCCCCGGGCTCAAGGGAGGCCACCGAGAGGCGGGATCCGGCGCGGTCGTGTCCCCAGCCGTGCGGGAGGCTGACGACACCGCGGCGGACCGCTTCGGTGACCTCGACGGGAACCTCCAGGCTGCCGCCGTCCGCGGTGATCCGGGCCCGGCCGCCGTCGGCGAGGCCGAGCCGGCCCGCGTCGGCCGGGTGGACCTGGAGGGTGCAGCGGTTGGAACCTCCGGTGAGGGCCGGGACGTTGTGCAACCAGCTGTTGTTGGAGCGCAGGTGGCGGCGGCCCACGAGCACCAGGGCGGCGGGGCGTTCGGCGAGCGCCGCGCGCAGCCTGGGGAGTTCGGCCGCGATCGGGTCCGGCAGCAGCTCGATCCTGCCGCTGCGGGTCTTCAGCACGCCCGGGAGCCGGGGCCCCAGCGGACCCAGGTCGATGCCGTGCGGCGCCTGCTTGAGGGCGTCGAGGCTCAGGTCGTACGGCCCGAGGCGGAGCATCATGTCGAGCCGCCGCTCCGGGCCGGTGCGGCCGCTGAGCGTGCGCGCCTGCGCGTGCGGGTCGCTGCCGTGCAGCGGTGAGTGGGGGTCGGCGGCGGCCCGGGCGAGGGTGTCGGCGATGACGCGCTCGTCGAGGGCCCGCGGCGGGGCTCCGTGCTGCCCGGACACGGCGAGGATCAGGCGCGCGTGGATCTCGCACTCGTCCATCCGCCCCTCCTCCAGGGGGATGGCGGGCGGGGAGTAGCGAACCTGGTTGCGGACGGCGAACGCGTTGAAGGCGAAGTCGAAGTGGGCGCTCTGCGCGGGCGGCGGCGGAGGCAGCACGACGTGGGCGTGGCGCGCCGTCTCGTTCAGATACGGGTCGATGCTGATCATGAAGTCGAGGCCGGACAGGGCGGCGTCGAGCCGCCGGCCGTCGGGGGCGGACAGTACGGGGTTCGCCGCGATGGCGATCAGGGCGCGGATCCGCCCCTCCCCCGGGGTCTCGATCTCCTCGGCGAGTGCGGCGGTGGGGAGTTCGCTCTTGGCCTCGGGGTGGCCACTGACCCGGCTGCGCCAGCGGCCGAGGGCGAACCCCTTGCCGGGACCGGCCGGCCGGGGCGCGTGGTCGGTCGCGGAGAGCGGGAAGAGGACTCCGCCGGGCCGGTCGAGGTTGCCGGTGAGGATGTTCAGTACGTCGACCAGCCAGCTGGCGAGGGTGCCGTACTCGGTGGTGCAGCTGCCGATCCGCCCGTAGACGGCGGCGGTCGGCGCGGCGGCGAGCTCGCGGGCGAGGGCGCGGATCTCACCGGCCGTGAGGTCGCAGGCGGGGGCCACGGCCTCAGGAGTGAAACTCGCGAGCGCGGCGCCGAGTTCCCCGAGGCCCTCGGTCCATTGCGCCGTTTCGCCCGGCGCGGCGAGCTTCTCTTCGAGCAGGGTGTGCGCGAGGGCGGCCAGCAGCAACGCGTCGCTGCCCGGGCGCGGCGAAAGGTGCAGGTCGGCGAGCCGGGCGGTGCGGGTGCGGCGCGGATCGACCACGACCAGGGTGCCGCCGCGGGCGCGCAGGGCCTTGAGCCGGCCGGGGAAGTCGGGGGCGGTGCACAGGGAGCCGTTCGACTCGACCGGGTTGGCACCGAGGAGCAGCAGGAAGTCGGTGCGGTCGAGGTCGGGCACCGGGATGGCGAAGGGGTCGCCGAAGAGCAGGCCGCTGGAGACGTGCTTGGGCATCTGGTCCAGGGTGCTCGCGGTGAAGAGGTTGCGGGTGCCGAGGGCCTTGAGGAGCAGCGGCGGATAGAGGGCTCCGGCCATGGTGTGGGTGTTCGGGTTCCCCAGGACGACGCCGACGGACTGCGGGCCGTGCTCCCGGACCAGGGCGGGGACCGCGGCGGCGATGGCCTCGTAGGCCTCCTCCCAGGTGGCTTCCCTGAGTCGGCCGGCGCGCCGGACGAGGGGCGTGCGCAGCCGGTCGGGGTCCCCGTCGACGGCGCCGAAGGCGGCGCCCTTGGGGCAGATGAAGCCGCGGCTGAAAACGTCGTCGCGGTCACCGCGGGCGCCGGTGACGGCGGAGCCGTCGATGGTGAGGGTGAGGCCGCAGGTGGCTTCGCAGAGGGGACAGACGCGCAGGGCGGTGCGGGGCATGGGCCCTCCTGGGGGCGGCAGGCTGCGACACGGGCACTGGGGGACCCCGAGCATACCGACCGGTAGGCATGGCGGGGAGGGCCCTGCGGCACGGATCGACGGGAAGGCCCGGGTGGCGGGGAGCCGGGGAGCCCGGGGGCCCGGGGAGCCCGGGGGCCCGGAGGAGCGGGGGCCTGGGCCCGGAGGAGCGGAGGATTCGGCGGAGGCGCCGCTCAGTCGCCGGTCAGGCGCCCGCCAGTCCCCCGTCAGGTGCCGCTCAGTCCAGGACGCGCGCCAGGTAGGCGTGCATCATCGCGCGCGTCTCGGCGACGATGTCGGGGTCCCCGGCCGGATCGACCCGGAAGGCCAGTTTGGTCAGCGCGTCGGTGGCCTCGACCGCAACGAGGACGGCCCGCCCCAGCGCGGCGTCCGGTTCGAGGCCGAGGTGTGCGCCGAGCAGCTCGGTGAGGCGCGAGGCGACGAGGTGGTTGGGGTCGGAGCCGGGCCCCTCGGCGGGCGGCGCGGGCACCCCGAAGTCCACCAGGGCGAAGCCGGGCACGCTGCGCTTCATGGCCAGGTACTCGTCCAGTACGGCGTCCACGACGGGCCGCCATTCCCCGGCCGGGAGGCCGGCGAGCCGGCTCTCGATGCCGTCGGCGTAGCGGTCGAGGTTGCGGTGCGCGAGGGCGAGGGCCAAGGCCCGCTTGTTCCCGAAGAAGCGGTAGACCGAGCCGATGGGCACGCCGGCGCGCAGCGCGACGGCCCGGGTGCTCAGGTTCTCGTACCCGGTCTCGTCCAGGAGCTCGGCGCAGGCGTCGAGGATCCGGGCGAGCCGGTCGGCGCTGCGCTGCTGGATCGGGGTCCGGCGCAGGGGGTGGGCTGGGGGCACGGGGTCCATCATGCCGCTCCCGGCTTCTCGGATCGGCGGCGGTCTCAATTCAGCAGGAGACCGATCCCTCCGATGGTGTACGTGATCATCAGCGCGAGCAGCGGGAGCTGGCCCGCCACGGCCTTGGCGGGCGGGAAGAGGCGTACGGAGCGGTCGTGGGCGGCGATCACTCCGAGTACGTGACCCGTGACGACGGCGGCGACCTGGAGGGTGGCGAGACCCCCGGGGTCCAGTGGCGGCAAGGGTTCTGAGGCGTTGTCAGTGCCGAGTGCCATGCTTACTGTGCGTGGTCCTTCGGTGACGAGGAGGGAGAAGTAGTGGGCGGTGAGATAGCCGAGCGCGATCGGCACGAGTGAGTGCGCGAAGGCGGTCAGCGGGCCGGGGTGCGGGCCGCAGGCGAGGCGGGTGGCCGCCGCGCACAGGCAGTACAGGGCGGCGACGAGGGCGATGGCGCCGAGGAGTCCGAGCGTAGCCGTGGGGGTGCGGCCGAGGGGGGAGGTCTGTATCGAGTTGATCCAGGAGGGGTTGTCGGAGAAGCCGTCATAGGCGGTGGATCCGAGCAGGACGCAGACGGTGGCGACGAGTCCGGGCCGCTCGGGCGTCGCGTCGAGTCCGTGGAAGGGGTTACGGAGAACCAGGCGGCCGTCGTCGCGACGGCCGAGGGGGGAGAGACGGGCCAGCAGGGCGGAGTAGGCCTCGAAGGCGTCTCCGTCGGCGAACCAGCGCTCGCCGAAGCGGGCGGCGAGCAGGAGCTGGGCGGCGGCGTAGACGCCGAGGGCGATCAGAAGGGTGGTGGTGGACGCGGGATCAGGAGAGACGAGCTCGAGCCAGGTGAAGCCGAACAGCCCGACCGCGGCGGGCCATTGGCCGAGCCGGGCGGGCAGGGGGCGGGCTGCGGGACGGGCTGCGGGGCACCCGACTCGGGCGAGCAGGCGGTGCAGGGTGCGGAGCGGGTTGAGGAGGCGCCAGACGGGGCCGAGGAGGAGGGAGGCGGGCACGAGGCCGACCCAGAGCAGGACGTAGACGGCGCCGGGAGCGGGGTTCCGGGCGGGGTCGTCGGGACCGAGGAGGAGGGAGAGCAGGACGGCGAGCGCGGCCGCGAGGCCGAGCCCGCGCAGGGCGGTGCGGGTGGCAGGCGCGTCTGCCACCCGCTGGAGCCCGGCGGGCAGGGCGAGGCCGGAGCGGTCGCCGCGGAACCGGGAGGTGGACCAGAGCAGGCCGAGGGCGAGGAAGGAGACGAACAGAGCGGCGAAGGCACCTGCGAAGGCATAGAAGGGAGAGATGGGCAGATCGTGCTGGGACCCGATCCCGTGCGCGAGGGCGTTGAGCGGATCGGCCGGGTGAAGGACCACGCCCTGGCCGAGGCCGACGGCGCCCGCGCCGGGGGCGGGACCCGGCCCGGCCGGGGTCATCGGACGAGGAGCTGGGTCAGGACGAGGCGGGACTCGTGGGTCTCCACCTCGAAGAGGCCGGTGCGGTCGGCCGTCAGGGTCAGGGTGGCCTCCTGCCCTGCCGGCAGGGCGAGTTCCTTGTCGTAGCCGTGGACGTGCAGGGTGTCCGGGCGGTCGCTGGTGACGCGGAGCGCTACGCGTTCACCACGCCGCAGCTCGGTGCGGCCCGGGGCGGGGGTGACCTTGCCTTCCCGGATCGTGACCGTGACCGTGCGGTCGGCCTGCGGGGACGCGGCGGGCGGGGACGACGCCGGGACGGGTGCGTGGGGGTGGCCGCCCGCGCCCTGGCCCGGGGCGCCCCCGGTGAGTGGGATGGCGGCCTCGACCGGCTTGCCGGCGACCGCCCAGGCGGTGTGGTCGTCCGCGTAGAGGCGGACGGTCAGGGTGTGCGCGCCCTCGGGCACCTGCGCGGCCGGCAGGTGGAACCAGGGGCCGTACAGCCGGGCCAGCTTGCGGCCGTCGAGCTCCAGGTGGGCGTGGCCCGCGCCCGGGAGGGCGGCGCCGCCGGTGCTGTCGGGGGTGAAGCGGAAGTTCCGCACCGTCAGTTGCAGGTTCCAGCCGTCCTCGCTGTCGGGGCGGGCGGCGACCCGCACCTCCGGCGCGCCCTCGGCCGGAACCTCGCGCAGCCGGTGGCCCGTCCCGTCCTGGACCTCAAGCAGGGTGCCCACACTGCCGGAGGCCTGCTCGTGGCTGGTGCCGGGTTTGTGGTGGGTGGTCGCCCTGCCCCCACAGCCCACGGCCGCACCGCCCACGAGCAGCAGCAGGACGGCGAGCAGCGCCGCACCACGAAAACCCCGCCGGGCCGAACGTTGCGCGCGGGGCGCGGTACCGCAGGCATCGCACCAGGTACGGCCGACCGGGGCGGCCGGGGCGGAAGGCTGGTTCCGGGTCGGGTCGGGGGTCATCGGGGGGCTCCGGGGGTGGCCGGGGGGTCGGGGGTAGCGGAGGCGGACAGGGCTGGGGTGGGGCCGGGTGGGGCGGGGGTGCGGTCGCCGTCGGGGTCGCCACCCGGGGCGGCGGGGCGGGGCGGGGTGCCGGGGCGGGCCGAGGCGATGACGGCCCAGAGGACCCAGGGCACCGCCACCAGACCGCGGATCCAGGCCGGGCCGAGGGGGATCCACGGGATCATCAGGACGGCCTTGTCGAAGGCGTCCAGCAGGGTCAGCCCGCCCAGCAGCAGGGTCAGGCGGGCCGGCCACGGGCGGTCGGGGCGCAGGGCCAGGCCGACGCCCGTCCACCACAGGCCCGTCAGCAGCAGCGCGAGCGCCGGGACGGGGGTGGGGGTCAGCGGCATCGTGGAGCCCGCCACGTCCAGGATCAGCCCGGCCAGGCCCAGCAGGGTCGCGGCCGTGCCCAGCCGGGAGCCGCGCAGCCGGCGCCACCACAGCACCCCGCCGACCAGCAGCAGCACCGCCGCCACGGCCGCCGCGAGCTGGGTCTCCACCCGCTCCGCACCGCGCGCGCCGTACCAGTCGCAGCCCGCCGGGAGCTTGCGCGCCTGCACGTTGTAGTCGGCGCAGACCAGCAGCTGGGCGAGTTTCACCGGTTCGCCCACCAGGCGGGAGGACGCGCCGGACACCGCGCCCCGGCGGTCGCCGCACTGCGGGACCGTGCCGGGGGTGGAGCCGTCGGGTCCGTCCTGCCAGCAGTTCGCGCGGCCCTGCCCGTCCCACCACACGTCCATGCCGTTGGGCCGGGACGCGCCGGACTTGTCCTTGCCCAGCACGTTCCCGGCGTAGCGGTTGTGGTGGGAGGTGTCGGTCTGCTTGCCCCAGTCCTCCTCGCCGCGGATGAAGGCGGGGACGGCGCTGAGGAAGAACCCGGCGCGCCGGTGTCCGTACACCCAGTTGTTCTCGTACAGGTTCCAGTTGCCGCCCGCGGTGATGATGCCGGTGCCCGGCGGCATGGAGATCTGCGGGCAGACCACGCCCTGCTCGTAGCCGCGCTCGACGGGCGGTTTGGCGCAGGTGCCGTCGGCGACGAAACGGTAGTAGTCCTGGTTGTTGTCGTGGATCAGGTTCCGTTCGAACTTGGCGTGGTTCTGCGGGAGTCCGGGATGTCCGGGGAAGGCGCTGTCCATCGAGGCGCCGCCCATGTTCTGGTCGAACTCGTTGTCGTGCACCCACACCGAATCCCCCGCGGTGCCGGAGTAGCCGACCATGTTGTGGTGGCTGCGGCAGCCGGTGATCTCGATGGCGTAGCGGGGGACGTCGTATCCGCGGCCGTCGTTGATGTCGGAGGCGCTGCCGGGGTAGATGCCGGAGTCGCCGTTGCCGTAGGACTCGCAGTTCTTGTACAGGCCGTGGTCGCTGGCGAAGGTGAGGAAGCCGTACTCGTCGTTCCAGCGGGTCAGCACGTCGTCGATGACGAAGCCGTCGCCCGCGAGGACGTACAGCGAGTTGAAGGTGGTGCGCTGCGCGGTGAAGTTGCGGAAGTAGATGCCGTTGGACTTGTCGGCGCGGATCGCGTTCAGCTTCTGGTACTTGGCGTCGATGACCACGTCCAGCCGGGAGGCGCCGGTGCCCTCGATCTGGAGGTCCGTCTTGCCGAGGATCGCGACCAGGTTCTGGTTGTGGCGGCAGGCGACCTGCTGCTCGTAGCTGAGGATCTGGTAGCCGAGTGAGGAGTTGGGCGCCTTCAGGGCGGCGCATTCCCCCGTGGGCTTGGGAAGCGAGGGCTCCTCCTCGTACAGGCCGGGGAGGATCGCGATGTTCATCCCCGGCCGGTCCACGGCGTCGACGGCCTCTTGCAGGTGCCGGTAGCCGTTCTTCTCGCAGCGTTCGAAGAGGGCGAGGTTGCGCTGCCTCAGCTCCTCCGGGAAGCCGGCGATCCGGCGCTCGAAGGCGGGCCGGTCGGTCTTGCAGACGACCAGGTCGGGCTCGGCGCCGCGGTAGCGCGGTACGGATCCCGAGCCGTCCGGGAGGGCGACGGGCCGCTCCTCGTGCGCGCGGGCGGCGGGCGCGGCGAGGAGCAGGGACAGGAGGGCGAGGAGGGCGGCGAGGAGCACCGCCGGCACGGCAGGGAACCTGCGGGTCCACGACATGCGCGTGAGAGTAGAGCAATGTTCATCTTTTGGGATCCCCCGCGACGTCACGAAATGAGCCGCCAGGCAGGGCCCGGCCGAATCGCCAGGCAGGGAGCGTCCAGGCCGACCGGTGAAGTCCGGCCGGGGCCGCCAGGCCAGGAGCGTCCGGGCCGACCGGTGGGGTCCGGCCGGGCTGCCGAGCGAGGAGCGACCGGGCCGCCAGGCGGGGAGCGGCCGAGGCGCCCGATCGAGCGCGGCCAGAAGGTCCCGTTGACGTGCGGGCCGAGGAATCCTACTGTCACCCATAGGATTCCTTCGACAGAGCGGGAGCAGCCATGAGCGAGCAGGCCAGGAAGACGGCGGAGGCGCTGGAGTACCTCACCGGCTTCGGCAACGAGCACAGCTCGGAGGCCGTCCCCGGCGCGCTGCCGCTCGGCCGGAACTCGCCCCAGCGCTCCCCCCTCGGCCTCTACGCCGAGCAGCTCAGCGGCAGCGCCTTCACCGAGCCGCGCCGCCACAACCGCCGCTCCTGGCTCTACCGGATCCGCCCGTCGGCCGCGCACCCGCCGTTCACCCGGGTCGACAACGGCGCCCTGCGCTCCGCGCCCTTCACCGAGGCCCCGGCGGACCCGAACCGGCTGCGCTGGAACCCGCTGCCCGACCCTGCTCCCGGCACCGACTTCCTGTCCGGCCTGTGGACCCTCGGCGGCAACGGCGACGCCACCCAGCGCGCCGGCATGGCGATCCACCTCTACGCCGCCAACGCCTCGATGACCGACCGGGTCTTCAGCGACTCCGACGGCGAGCTGCTGATCGTCCCCGAGCGCGGCGGGCTGCTGCTGCGCACCGAGCTCGGCCTGCTCGCCGCCCGCCCCGGCGAGGTCGCCCTGATCCCGCGCGGCGTCCGCTTCCGCGTCGAGCTCCTCGACGAGGACGCCCGCGGGTACGTCTGCGAGAACTACGGCATGCCCTTCGAGCTGCCGGACCTGGGCCCGATCGGCGCCAACGGCCTCGCCGCCGCACGGGACTTCCGGGCTCCGGTGGCCGCGTACGAGGACAGCGAGCGCCCGACCGAGGTGGTCAACAAGTTCTGCGGCAACCTCTGGTCCGCGACCTACGACCACTCCCCGCTGGACGTCGTCGCCTGGCACGGCACCCACGCGCCGTACGTGTACGACCTGCACCGGTTCAACGTCCTGGGCTCGATCAGCTACGACCACCCGGACCCGTCGATCTTCACCGTGCTGACCTCGCCCTCCGACACCCCGGGGCTGGCGGGCGTGGACTTCGTGGTCTTCGCCCCGCGCTGGCTCGTCGGCGAGGACACGTTCCGCCCGCCGTACTTCCACCGGAACGTCATGAGCGAGTACATGGGCCTGATCGAGGGCGCCTACGACGCCAAGGCGGAGGGATTCGTACCGGGCGGCGGCTCGCTGCACAACATGATGTCGGCGCACGGCCCGGACCGGGAGACCTTCGACAAGGCGAGCGCCGCCGAGCTGAAGCCGCAGAAGATCGACGACGGCCTGGCCTTCATGTTCGAGACCCGCTGGCCGATCACCGCCACCGCGCAGGCGGCCGGCGCGGACCACCTCCAGCGCGCCTACGACGACGTCTGGCAGGGTCTGGAGCGCCACTTCCGGGCCTAACATGCGCTGAGCGCCTCAGCCACGAGCAGCCGCACGCACGCTCAGCCCGACCACCGAAGTCCATCCGTACGGAGAACGACCCGTGACCGCCTTCGCTCCCGACTCGCTGGTGCTCAACCGGAAGCTGCCGCTCTGGTACCAGGTGTCACAGTCGCTGCGCGCCTCGATACTGGGGCGCACCCCGGACGCCTCGCTGCGCCTGCCCACCGAGGAGCAGCTGGCCGAGCACTACGGGGTGAGCGTGCTGACCATGCGGCAGGCGCTCAAGGAGCTGGAGGGCGAGGGCCTGATCAGCCGGCACCGGCGGCGCGGCACCTTCATCGAGCCGGGCGCGATGCGCAGCGCGCCCGTGCGGCTGCTGGGTTCGGTCGACGCGATCGTGGCCCAGCAGTCGGGCGACCGTACGACGGTCCTCGGGCACGAGACGACGGCAGTGTCCGGGGAGCTGCTGGAGCACTTCCCGGACACGCCCGAGGTCGTCACGTACCGGCGGCTGCGCCACGACAGCGAGAGCGGCGAGCCGACCAACTGGGCGGAGAACGCGGTGCGCCCGGAACTGGCGGAGGCCATCGACCTGGCCGATCTGGCGCGCTGGCCGATGACCAAGGTGATACGGGACATCGTGGGCGTGAAAATCAGCCGGATCACCGACACCGTCGAGGCCCGCCTCGCCGACCCGGCGACGGCCGAGCTGCTCCGGGTGCCGTTGCTCAGCCCGATCCTGCACTACACGGGCGTGACCTACGACGACGGCGGCCGGGTGGTGGACGTGGCGCGGATCCGGTACCGCGGCGACCGGTTCTCCTTCACGGTGACGGTCGACGCGCACTGACCGGCCGGTCGAAGTCAGCCCTTCTCGTCCTCGTCCGTGCGGCGCTCGCCCTCCGCCTGCGACGGCGTGGTCCGCATCGTCGCCGGGTGCCGTTGCTTCTTCTCGGTGTCGTCCATGTCCTCGTCGAGCCGCTCGCCCTCGGCCTGGGACGGAGTCGTGTATTCGTCGTAATGACTCATTGCCGTCTCCTCAGTCGGTACGCCGGTCAGGCGGTACCGGGACGATCTCGGGGCATACCCCTCTCTATGGAGCGTAACGCTTCGGCCTGGACAGGGCCCGGTCGCCGGGTCCCGTCGCTACCATCGGCCGGGTGAGCGCTGACGCCGCTGTGCCGAACCTGCCGCTGGACGATCTGATGCCCTGGTCCGTGGGCGCGCTGCGGCTGGGCCGGGACTGGGTCGCCGCGCCCGATCCGGCGACGCTGCGGGCCCGCTGGACGGCCCTGACCGGCGCCGAAGCCCCCGAGCGGGACCGGCTGTTCCGCCCCACGAGGACCCGTACCCCCACCGCGGGCGCCGCCGCGCTGCCCGGCCAGCGGGCCGGCTCCACGACCCGGTTCGCGGACGCGCCCGGCGCGTTCCCCGATCCCGTACGGGTCCTGCGCGAGC
This genomic window contains:
- the hmgA gene encoding homogentisate 1,2-dioxygenase, with amino-acid sequence MSEQARKTAEALEYLTGFGNEHSSEAVPGALPLGRNSPQRSPLGLYAEQLSGSAFTEPRRHNRRSWLYRIRPSAAHPPFTRVDNGALRSAPFTEAPADPNRLRWNPLPDPAPGTDFLSGLWTLGGNGDATQRAGMAIHLYAANASMTDRVFSDSDGELLIVPERGGLLLRTELGLLAARPGEVALIPRGVRFRVELLDEDARGYVCENYGMPFELPDLGPIGANGLAAARDFRAPVAAYEDSERPTEVVNKFCGNLWSATYDHSPLDVVAWHGTHAPYVYDLHRFNVLGSISYDHPDPSIFTVLTSPSDTPGLAGVDFVVFAPRWLVGEDTFRPPYFHRNVMSEYMGLIEGAYDAKAEGFVPGGGSLHNMMSAHGPDRETFDKASAAELKPQKIDDGLAFMFETRWPITATAQAAGADHLQRAYDDVWQGLERHFRA
- a CDS encoding GntR family transcriptional regulator, with amino-acid sequence MTAFAPDSLVLNRKLPLWYQVSQSLRASILGRTPDASLRLPTEEQLAEHYGVSVLTMRQALKELEGEGLISRHRRRGTFIEPGAMRSAPVRLLGSVDAIVAQQSGDRTTVLGHETTAVSGELLEHFPDTPEVVTYRRLRHDSESGEPTNWAENAVRPELAEAIDLADLARWPMTKVIRDIVGVKISRITDTVEARLADPATAELLRVPLLSPILHYTGVTYDDGGRVVDVARIRYRGDRFSFTVTVDAH
- a CDS encoding TetR/AcrR family transcriptional regulator yields the protein MDPVPPAHPLRRTPIQQRSADRLARILDACAELLDETGYENLSTRAVALRAGVPIGSVYRFFGNKRALALALAHRNLDRYADGIESRLAGLPAGEWRPVVDAVLDEYLAMKRSVPGFALVDFGVPAPPAEGPGSDPNHLVASRLTELLGAHLGLEPDAALGRAVLVAVEATDALTKLAFRVDPAGDPDIVAETRAMMHAYLARVLD
- a CDS encoding right-handed parallel beta-helix repeat-containing protein; the encoded protein is MSWTRRFPAVPAVLLAALLALLSLLLAAPAARAHEERPVALPDGSGSVPRYRGAEPDLVVCKTDRPAFERRIAGFPEELRQRNLALFERCEKNGYRHLQEAVDAVDRPGMNIAILPGLYEEEPSLPKPTGECAALKAPNSSLGYQILSYEQQVACRHNQNLVAILGKTDLQIEGTGASRLDVVIDAKYQKLNAIRADKSNGIYFRNFTAQRTTFNSLYVLAGDGFVIDDVLTRWNDEYGFLTFASDHGLYKNCESYGNGDSGIYPGSASDINDGRGYDVPRYAIEITGCRSHHNMVGYSGTAGDSVWVHDNEFDQNMGGASMDSAFPGHPGLPQNHAKFERNLIHDNNQDYYRFVADGTCAKPPVERGYEQGVVCPQISMPPGTGIITAGGNWNLYENNWVYGHRRAGFFLSAVPAFIRGEEDWGKQTDTSHHNRYAGNVLGKDKSGASRPNGMDVWWDGQGRANCWQDGPDGSTPGTVPQCGDRRGAVSGASSRLVGEPVKLAQLLVCADYNVQARKLPAGCDWYGARGAERVETQLAAAVAAVLLLVGGVLWWRRLRGSRLGTAATLLGLAGLILDVAGSTMPLTPTPVPALALLLTGLWWTGVGLALRPDRPWPARLTLLLGGLTLLDAFDKAVLMIPWIPLGPAWIRGLVAVPWVLWAVIASARPGTPPRPAAPGGDPDGDRTPAPPGPTPALSASATPDPPATPGAPR
- a CDS encoding molybdopterin oxidoreductase family protein yields the protein MPRTALRVCPLCEATCGLTLTIDGSAVTGARGDRDDVFSRGFICPKGAAFGAVDGDPDRLRTPLVRRAGRLREATWEEAYEAIAAAVPALVREHGPQSVGVVLGNPNTHTMAGALYPPLLLKALGTRNLFTASTLDQMPKHVSSGLLFGDPFAIPVPDLDRTDFLLLLGANPVESNGSLCTAPDFPGRLKALRARGGTLVVVDPRRTRTARLADLHLSPRPGSDALLLAALAHTLLEEKLAAPGETAQWTEGLGELGAALASFTPEAVAPACDLTAGEIRALARELAAAPTAAVYGRIGSCTTEYGTLASWLVDVLNILTGNLDRPGGVLFPLSATDHAPRPAGPGKGFALGRWRSRVSGHPEAKSELPTAALAEEIETPGEGRIRALIAIAANPVLSAPDGRRLDAALSGLDFMISIDPYLNETARHAHVVLPPPPPAQSAHFDFAFNAFAVRNQVRYSPPAIPLEEGRMDECEIHARLILAVSGQHGAPPRALDERVIADTLARAAADPHSPLHGSDPHAQARTLSGRTGPERRLDMMLRLGPYDLSLDALKQAPHGIDLGPLGPRLPGVLKTRSGRIELLPDPIAAELPRLRAALAERPAALVLVGRRHLRSNNSWLHNVPALTGGSNRCTLQVHPADAGRLGLADGGRARITADGGSLEVPVEVTEAVRRGVVSLPHGWGHDRAGSRLSVASLEPGANVNQLLDGTRLDPLSGTAVLNGFPVELAPLP